One Prunus dulcis unplaced genomic scaffold, ALMONDv2, whole genome shotgun sequence genomic window, GAGAGGTGAAGCAAGCTCTTAAAGCAAAAAGTCGGAGCAAAGAGTTAGAGTccttgaagttgaaattggaagacacaaagaaaaatgccCTCGAAACATTCACACAATCTGAAGAATATAACCATGAAATGGTTGAATGTTTCAACAACGGCTTCGAAATGTTCCGAGATTATGCTTCGGTCATCTCACTAGACCACAATTGGAGTGAAATTGATGTAGCTGGTGTCTGGCAGGTACTCAATATGGGTTTTGATGGAATGGCTCATCATAGCCTCGTGCATGCAGCGAgaagaaaggacaaagacatggaTCTTTTGATGGACCTCTAGTAACGGTGAATGCTGCTTCAGTTCATCTCACCTGAGTACATGGATCTTTTGTTGCCTTCATTTTCCCTTCGCGGGATAGATAGTATTGTTCATTTTGGGAGGTGATTTGTTTCGCATGTGTGAACTGTTGTCtgtaatgtgtatgtattgtatgtaCATTGACTTAATATTGCATTTGTATTGTGTTTGTATTCCCTTACTACtgtaatgtgtatgtattGTAAGTATATTGCCCGAATATTGCCTTTATATTGTACTTATATTGCTATATtattgccttcgtattgcGTCCTTATTGTGGCCTTATTGCCCTACTATTGCCTTCgtattgtatatttattgtgTTCATATTGCCTTCCtattgccttcgtattgccttcgtattgccttcgtattgccttcgtattgTGGGAATATTGCCCTACTTTGGAATATGATGAGGACTCGAAAATAAGTCCACAGGCTCAGAATCACCACTTTTGCCGCCTTCAAGAGGCGTCCCATGCTTGTATGCAACCCTCACAGCTTCATCCTCGTTCAGCCTCGCTTGTGAAGTCCCAGACTTTATGTCATCTTTTCTATTTGCCAATTTCAGTTGCATCACCTGGCCTTGTCTAGGGTTTTTTATCTGCTTTCGTTTCATTTTTAAGGTCTGCTTTGAATCAATACGTGGCATATTGGCTGAATATGGGAGTGACAAGATCAATTCTTACTCTCCCTAAGTGGATAAAATAGATGGTCAATATCAATCCTATCCTCCACAAGTTTGTGTACAGTGCCGTACGTTGTGTGTTTTAGGTGCCACAATGGCTTATTAAAATTGATGCTTGGCCATgaaaaactttttgttttcttacttTTAGAAAATTACATATTTGTGTCAATAACTAAGTTTGGACTTGTAACAATCATTCAGAAGAATGGTAGAAATAAGCTCCACTGTGCCAATCCACGAAGTTGAACAAATAAATTGTGTTCTATACACAGATGACATGTCAAACTAACATTAGCATTCTCCAATAAGAagacttctcttctttcccaCCCCTCGTGGATTGAGAAACAAAGAAGAGGGACAAAACACACACTACCAAGTTAAGGTGACATTACAAACGTACAAAATATCCTCATCAAACTTATAatgctcctttttttcttctttaaagcAAAACTTCATTCAAACTGAGATAACCACGTGCTCTCGATAATCACTCCGGAATTATTTGCTCATTATCTGCATCGCCTTCTGTCTCAACTTGAGGCTTGGAAGGAGCTTTGGCACCAGgaggctgcttcttcttcatcccaCTCACAATGTCATCGATTCTGAGAAGTAGGCAAGCAGCTTCTATGGCCGTTTTAAAAGTCTGGGCCTTCACGTTGTAGGCATCCCATATCTGACATCATAATTGCTATAAATTAACAGCCTTACCAACAAAATTaatcctattttccaatttaGTAATAACCACGACAACAGCACTTCCCCTCACATGAGTGCTGTCGAAATATATTGGGAGAAGCTCTAAACTAGAACTACTACTGAAGAAAATCGACAATATAAACCAGAAGATTGACACTTATGCCATATCAATAAAGGGACATATAATGGATACATTTGAGAACAATACTACATTAAAAGTCCTATTTCAGAGCTTTCAGCAAATATAAATCACCcaacaaatttgaatattgagatagtgaaggaaataaaagagagcAACAATAGTAAGCCAAAAAGATATCCAcctatctttttctctttcacatCAGTTATCACACCAGTGTTACCATCAATGCCAA contains:
- the LOC117612476 gene encoding T-complex protein 1 subunit gamma-like, coding for MTALQGKHANGENAWIGIDGNTGVITDVKEKKIWDAYNVKAQTFKTAIEAACLLLRIDDIVSGMKKKQPPGAKAPSKPQVETEGDADNEQIIPE